One window of Chryseobacterium indologenes genomic DNA carries:
- a CDS encoding TonB-dependent receptor, whose amino-acid sequence MKKQYAFIGLLVSGVMISQTVKDSIASKGIEDVVIVASRKPTKISEVPGTVWVVQKEKIQEQAKSGVPIKEMLSILIPSMDIGPQGRTNYGQNMRGRSALVMIDGVSLNSIRAISRQLDAIDPFNIERIEVLSGASSIYGGNATGGIINIITKTPSKKGISGETELGVRTGFMGKDDHDFRAAQSIAAKGDKFFGRLGVAYQQNGGVYGADQKQLFTDITQTDLQYNQSIDILATGGYQFNNKHKITASLQYYNSKFNGDRSLFLGENLSAFTTKNSSLLQMRDGFSSDKNVGTERYMATVAYNANGILGGQDLYVQLATRGEKLGFYPFPGNVTLQTGRIPYMSSSQQDTYYSGIKALLSKSWRGLNVTYGADFDFEKFEGTQSVYDIAKTMSSGGLINETKYSLGRYPTNHSQSYAGYVQAKYNILPKLQLNAGIRYQHINVKMDDFVGSEQQTQVAMGYGISASAIPGGESSYNVTLANAGLLYKFNEQHQVWGTFSQGASLADPAKFYGIGQYKLVGTNWDVVSSINVKEQPLQAIKTNQFEVGYRINKGGLRAQVAGFLSTSDKTVAVDKKTFQILVNDLKLRNMGIEAEVSYSLSNGVYFGASGLLIKSEVDNKGEWQKQEIYNASPSKLVTYIGYNIKNWSFRFQSLQNFKQKDELNNVVEGYNTSDLMMGYRFNWGKFNLGIQNLFNTDYQTIWSKRSQVLYSTYGLPELFNYKGRGRTFNLSYTFEF is encoded by the coding sequence ATGAAAAAGCAGTATGCATTCATAGGTCTTTTGGTTTCGGGAGTGATGATTTCCCAGACAGTGAAAGATTCTATTGCCTCTAAAGGTATTGAAGATGTGGTGATTGTAGCCTCCAGAAAACCTACAAAAATCTCTGAAGTTCCGGGAACCGTTTGGGTAGTACAGAAAGAAAAGATTCAGGAACAGGCTAAAAGCGGAGTTCCCATCAAAGAAATGTTATCGATTCTTATTCCCTCTATGGATATCGGTCCACAGGGAAGAACCAACTACGGACAGAATATGAGAGGGCGTTCAGCGCTGGTAATGATCGATGGGGTTTCTCTGAACAGCATCCGTGCAATAAGCCGTCAGCTAGATGCCATCGATCCATTTAATATTGAAAGAATTGAAGTTCTTTCAGGAGCAAGCTCAATTTATGGGGGAAATGCTACCGGAGGAATTATCAATATCATTACAAAAACACCTTCCAAAAAAGGAATCAGTGGAGAAACAGAACTGGGAGTACGTACAGGTTTTATGGGGAAGGACGACCATGATTTCCGTGCCGCTCAATCCATTGCTGCCAAGGGTGATAAGTTCTTCGGAAGGCTAGGAGTTGCTTATCAGCAGAACGGAGGTGTGTATGGAGCAGATCAGAAACAGCTTTTTACAGATATTACACAAACCGACCTTCAATACAACCAGTCGATTGACATTTTGGCTACAGGAGGATATCAGTTTAACAATAAACATAAAATAACAGCTTCCCTTCAGTATTACAATTCTAAATTTAATGGGGACAGAAGTTTATTTTTAGGTGAGAATTTAAGTGCTTTCACTACCAAAAATTCATCCCTGCTCCAAATGAGAGATGGTTTCTCATCTGACAAAAATGTAGGTACAGAGCGTTATATGGCAACAGTAGCTTATAATGCAAATGGAATTTTGGGAGGGCAGGACCTTTATGTACAGCTGGCAACCCGTGGTGAAAAATTAGGATTCTATCCATTCCCTGGAAATGTTACGTTACAGACAGGAAGAATACCGTATATGTCCTCTTCACAGCAGGATACTTATTATTCCGGGATTAAAGCTTTACTATCCAAATCATGGCGTGGATTAAACGTTACCTACGGAGCAGATTTTGATTTTGAGAAATTTGAAGGAACACAATCTGTTTACGATATTGCCAAAACAATGTCGAGCGGAGGTCTGATCAATGAGACAAAATACAGCCTAGGAAGATATCCAACCAACCATTCACAAAGCTATGCAGGATATGTTCAGGCAAAATATAATATCCTTCCAAAACTACAATTGAATGCAGGAATCCGTTATCAGCATATCAACGTAAAAATGGATGATTTTGTCGGTTCCGAACAACAGACACAGGTTGCGATGGGATACGGAATTTCAGCATCTGCAATTCCGGGTGGTGAAAGTTCTTATAATGTGACATTGGCCAATGCAGGATTATTATATAAATTCAATGAGCAGCACCAGGTTTGGGGAACTTTTTCCCAGGGAGCAAGTTTAGCCGATCCTGCCAAGTTTTATGGAATCGGGCAATATAAACTTGTGGGAACCAACTGGGATGTTGTATCAAGTATCAATGTTAAAGAACAGCCGCTGCAGGCGATCAAAACCAATCAGTTTGAAGTAGGATACCGTATAAACAAAGGAGGTTTAAGAGCCCAGGTTGCCGGATTCCTGAGTACTTCTGATAAAACGGTTGCCGTAGATAAAAAGACCTTCCAGATTCTCGTGAATGATTTGAAATTAAGAAACATGGGAATTGAAGCTGAGGTTTCTTATTCCTTAAGCAACGGAGTTTATTTCGGAGCAAGCGGACTTTTGATCAAATCTGAAGTAGATAATAAAGGAGAATGGCAGAAACAGGAGATTTATAATGCTTCTCCTTCAAAATTGGTAACCTATATCGGGTATAATATTAAAAACTGGTCATTCAGATTCCAGTCGTTACAGAATTTCAAGCAGAAAGACGAGCTTAATAATGTTGTTGAAGGCTACAATACTTCAGACCTGATGATGGGATACCGATTTAACTGGGGTAAATTCAATTTAGGGATCCAGAATTTGTTTAATACAGATTATCAGACCATTTGGAGCAAGCGTTCCCAGGTATTATATTCTACCTACGGACTTCCGGAATTGTTTAATTATAAAGGAAGAGGAAGAACATTCAACCTTTCTTACACTTTTGAATTTTAA
- a CDS encoding class I SAM-dependent methyltransferase, translating into MKDLMGRAIWDYYHNENPEDLQTETSISELDELPVEYLFRDFEDMNDIEQKALELSEGKVLDIGAGAGSHSLYLQNERNLEVTALDISPKSVEVCQLRGIKKAVCKNMLDFSGETFDTVLLLMNGTGVFESLAKIDTYLQKLYSLLNKGGQVLIDSTDILYMFDRDKDGGVYIPAGGYYGELEYVVHYKGESEEPITWLYLDFNTLKNAATNNGFKIERVLRDEDCYLAKLTKR; encoded by the coding sequence ATGAAAGATTTAATGGGCAGAGCGATCTGGGATTATTACCACAATGAAAATCCGGAGGATCTGCAGACTGAAACATCAATTTCTGAGCTGGATGAACTTCCGGTAGAATATTTATTCCGAGATTTTGAAGACATGAATGATATTGAGCAGAAAGCACTGGAATTATCCGAAGGAAAAGTTCTGGATATCGGAGCTGGAGCAGGTTCTCATTCTTTATATCTTCAGAATGAAAGAAATCTTGAGGTAACCGCATTGGATATTTCACCCAAATCTGTTGAAGTCTGCCAGCTGAGAGGCATTAAAAAAGCAGTTTGTAAAAATATGCTTGACTTTTCCGGAGAGACTTTTGATACGGTTTTATTATTGATGAACGGTACCGGTGTTTTTGAAAGCCTTGCGAAAATTGATACCTACCTTCAGAAATTATACTCTTTACTAAATAAAGGAGGACAAGTTTTGATCGACAGTACAGACATCCTTTATATGTTTGACCGCGATAAAGATGGAGGAGTGTATATTCCTGCGGGAGGATATTACGGAGAACTGGAATATGTAGTGCATTATAAAGGGGAATCCGAAGAACCGATTACATGGTTGTATCTTGATTTTAATACGTTAAAAAATGCTGCCACAAATAATGGTTTCAAAATAGAAAGAGTGTTGAGAGATGAAGATTGTTATTTAGCGAAGCTTACTAAGAGATAA
- the metG gene encoding methionine--tRNA ligase produces MSNRKMITAALPYANGPVHIGHLAGVYIPADVYARFQRRLGKDVAFICGSDEHGIPITIRAKKEGVTPQDIVDKYHGIIKKSFADLGISFDEYSRTTSKKHYETSQDFFKVLYEKGKFTEEVSEQYFDEQAGEFLADRYIVGTCPNCGNENAYGDQCEKCGSTLSPSELINPKSMLSGNVPILKETKNWYLPLNEYEDFLNEWIIEGHKDDWKPNVYGQVKSWLNDGLKPRAMTRDLNWGVPVPLPNAEGKVLYVWFDAPIGYISFTKEWAEKNGKDWKDYWQSENSDLVHFIGKDNIVFHCIIFPAMMKAHGDYIMPKNVPAFEFLNLENDKISTSRNWAVWAHEYVEDFPGQQDVLRYALLSSAPETKDNNFTWKDFQTKNNSELVGIFGNFINRVAVLIHKYYDGVVPQGDINSPELNEISKSAKEISGFLENYEFRNSLTALMNLARFGNQYLQTEEPWKTIKDNPEKAAQSLFVGAQIAVALAQLCEPFMPFSSEKLLNMFNVEKKDWNAIENQSVLIETGHKINESSLLFSKIEDDVIEAQIQKLENTKQNNKKTNPNANPMKEEITFDDFTKIDLRTATITEAEKVEKADKLLKLTVDTGVDVRTVVSGIAESFTPEEVIGKQVMILLNLAPRKIRGIESQGMLLLTTKPDGKLSFVTPDDSNVENGIEIG; encoded by the coding sequence ATGTCAAACAGAAAGATGATTACGGCAGCTTTGCCTTATGCAAACGGCCCGGTTCATATAGGACATTTGGCAGGTGTTTATATTCCTGCGGATGTTTACGCAAGATTTCAGAGAAGATTAGGAAAAGATGTAGCGTTTATCTGTGGTTCAGATGAGCACGGAATTCCTATTACCATAAGAGCTAAAAAAGAAGGAGTTACTCCTCAGGATATTGTTGACAAATATCACGGGATCATAAAAAAATCTTTTGCTGATCTGGGAATTTCATTTGATGAATATTCAAGAACAACGTCTAAAAAGCATTATGAAACCAGCCAGGATTTCTTCAAGGTTTTATACGAAAAAGGAAAATTCACAGAAGAAGTTTCTGAGCAGTATTTTGATGAGCAGGCAGGAGAATTCCTTGCTGACCGCTATATTGTAGGTACATGTCCTAATTGTGGTAACGAAAATGCTTATGGTGACCAGTGTGAGAAATGTGGTTCTACCCTTTCTCCTTCTGAGCTGATCAATCCGAAATCAATGCTTAGCGGAAATGTTCCTATCCTTAAAGAAACAAAAAACTGGTATCTGCCATTAAACGAATACGAAGACTTTTTAAACGAATGGATCATTGAAGGCCATAAAGACGACTGGAAACCTAATGTATACGGACAGGTTAAATCATGGTTGAATGACGGCCTTAAGCCTCGTGCCATGACCAGAGACCTGAACTGGGGTGTTCCGGTTCCCCTTCCGAATGCTGAAGGAAAAGTTTTGTATGTTTGGTTTGATGCTCCAATCGGGTATATTTCTTTCACCAAAGAATGGGCTGAGAAGAACGGAAAAGACTGGAAAGATTACTGGCAGAGCGAAAACAGTGACCTTGTACACTTTATCGGAAAGGATAATATTGTATTCCACTGTATTATTTTCCCGGCCATGATGAAAGCTCACGGAGATTATATTATGCCTAAAAATGTTCCTGCTTTTGAATTCCTGAACCTTGAGAACGATAAGATCTCAACGTCAAGAAATTGGGCGGTATGGGCTCATGAATATGTAGAAGACTTCCCTGGACAACAGGATGTTTTAAGATATGCTCTTCTTTCATCGGCTCCGGAAACAAAAGATAATAACTTTACATGGAAGGATTTCCAGACTAAGAATAATTCTGAGTTGGTAGGTATCTTCGGAAACTTCATCAACAGAGTTGCAGTTCTTATTCATAAATATTACGATGGAGTTGTTCCACAAGGAGATATAAACAGCCCTGAACTGAATGAAATAAGTAAGTCTGCAAAAGAAATTTCCGGATTCCTTGAAAATTATGAGTTCAGAAATTCGTTAACAGCATTAATGAATCTCGCCCGTTTTGGAAACCAGTATCTTCAGACTGAAGAGCCTTGGAAAACGATTAAAGATAATCCTGAAAAAGCGGCTCAATCTTTATTCGTTGGAGCACAAATAGCTGTTGCATTAGCTCAGTTATGTGAACCTTTTATGCCTTTCAGCTCTGAAAAGCTATTGAACATGTTCAACGTTGAGAAGAAAGACTGGAATGCGATTGAAAACCAATCAGTATTAATTGAAACAGGTCATAAAATCAATGAATCATCCCTTCTTTTCTCAAAAATTGAAGACGATGTCATTGAAGCTCAAATCCAAAAGCTGGAAAACACAAAACAAAACAATAAAAAGACAAACCCTAACGCAAACCCTATGAAAGAAGAGATCACGTTTGATGACTTTACTAAAATAGACCTTAGAACAGCAACCATTACAGAAGCTGAAAAAGTAGAAAAAGCAGATAAATTACTAAAGCTTACTGTAGATACAGGAGTAGATGTAAGAACTGTTGTTTCCGGGATTGCAGAGAGTTTCACTCCTGAAGAAGTAATCGGTAAGCAGGTAATGATCTTATTAAACCTTGCTCCAAGAAAAATCAGAGGAATTGAATCTCAGGGAATGTTATTATTAACAACAAAACCAGACGGAAAATTATCTTTCGTAACACCGGACGACAGCAATGTTGAAAACGGGATTGAGATCGGATAA
- a CDS encoding SusC/RagA family TonB-linked outer membrane protein: MNNFTTVLKIAPAFLLASTIMHAQTKDSVPQEKKIDEVVLIGYGKQKKSDLTGSITSVTAKDFNGGATSAGQLIQGKTPGVQITNNSGAPGSGTKIRIRGTSSLSGENSPLIVIDGVPQDFVGMNGVSDPLSLINPNDIETFDILKDASATAIYGNRASNGVILITTKKGTAGKFKVNFSTVTSVSTKMGKVDVLNAQEFRDFVNTYAPAGYKTKLGNANTDWQDQIYQAAWGTDNNVALSGGIKGLPYRLSLGYNEQNGIVKSNSFRRTSVGLNLNPKFFDNHLSVNVNAKGTFTDNRFVDGGVIKAATYFDPTQPVYSGNSNYGGYYEWLDSGSATGYNVNANSNPLGMINGVRDVSSVLRGLGNIQLDYKFHFLPDLHFNVNAGYDYTKSDGHKFKDARLRPGFEDKGSSNFYSMEKKNKLLETYFNYVKNISAINTGVDITAGYSYQDFNISIPGAITYRGNGTTLPPDLDFKTQNTLISFYGRAIFTIANKYIISGSVRKDGSSRFFNGTRDNVWGVFPGVSLAWKLNEESFIKNISAISTLKLRAGWGKTGQQELPALGINGNKPNNYPAFAAYNPSYPGAGYQFGNEFYFMFRPANYNPNLTWETTTTKNLGLDFGFNKNRITGSIDVFRKDTKDLLVYADEPAGGLSNASWQNVGDMKNEGIEGSITVIPVKNQNTTWEVSFNATHYKPVITKLKDRADESFNMEVGGIEGGSGNRIQAHAVGYAPNSFWVYQQVYDTNGKPVDGAFVDRNGDGVINTKDMYYYKSTTPDAILGFSTKVSHKNWDFALSARAVLGNYVYNNAASNSSLQSASTNEYLQNVFTTAPQYKFAVPQYKSDIYVENASFLRLDNINVGYNFGEIFTKGSNLKVYAMAQNVFVITKYSGVDPEVFGGIDNGYYQMPKIYSLGFNFQF; encoded by the coding sequence GTGAATAATTTTACAACAGTATTGAAAATTGCGCCTGCTTTTTTATTGGCCAGCACAATAATGCATGCGCAGACTAAAGACTCTGTTCCTCAGGAGAAGAAAATTGATGAGGTTGTATTAATCGGGTATGGAAAGCAGAAAAAATCTGATCTTACCGGTTCTATAACTTCTGTTACGGCAAAAGACTTCAACGGAGGAGCAACTTCTGCCGGACAGCTGATCCAAGGAAAAACACCAGGGGTACAGATTACCAATAACAGTGGAGCCCCAGGTTCAGGAACAAAAATAAGGATCAGGGGGACATCTTCTTTAAGTGGTGAAAATTCTCCTTTGATTGTAATTGATGGAGTTCCTCAGGACTTTGTAGGAATGAATGGTGTTTCTGACCCTTTATCATTAATTAACCCTAATGATATTGAAACATTTGATATTCTTAAAGATGCTTCAGCTACTGCTATCTATGGTAACAGAGCTTCCAATGGTGTTATTCTTATTACAACTAAGAAAGGAACAGCAGGAAAGTTCAAAGTGAATTTTTCAACGGTAACTTCTGTTTCTACTAAAATGGGGAAAGTAGACGTATTAAATGCTCAGGAATTCAGAGATTTTGTTAATACTTATGCGCCTGCAGGTTACAAAACCAAACTTGGGAATGCCAATACCGACTGGCAGGATCAGATCTATCAGGCGGCATGGGGAACAGATAATAACGTTGCCCTTTCAGGAGGTATTAAAGGCTTGCCATATCGTTTATCATTAGGTTATAATGAGCAGAACGGGATTGTAAAATCAAATTCTTTCCGCAGAACCTCTGTAGGATTGAACTTAAACCCTAAATTCTTTGATAATCATTTATCAGTGAATGTGAATGCAAAAGGAACATTTACAGATAACAGATTTGTAGATGGGGGAGTTATCAAGGCAGCTACCTATTTTGATCCTACTCAACCTGTATATTCAGGAAACTCTAATTATGGTGGTTATTATGAATGGCTGGATTCCGGATCTGCAACAGGATATAATGTAAATGCCAATTCCAATCCACTTGGGATGATCAATGGTGTAAGAGATGTGTCTTCTGTTCTAAGAGGATTGGGAAATATTCAGTTAGATTATAAGTTTCACTTTCTTCCGGACTTGCATTTCAATGTGAACGCTGGATACGATTATACAAAGAGTGATGGACACAAGTTTAAAGATGCTCGTTTGAGACCAGGTTTTGAAGATAAAGGAAGTTCAAATTTCTATTCTATGGAAAAGAAAAACAAGCTTTTGGAAACTTACTTTAATTATGTGAAAAATATCAGTGCGATTAATACTGGTGTTGATATTACAGCAGGTTATTCCTATCAGGATTTTAACATTTCAATCCCCGGAGCAATAACCTATAGAGGAAATGGTACGACACTACCTCCTGATTTGGATTTTAAAACACAAAATACTCTGATTTCCTTCTATGGAAGAGCTATTTTTACAATAGCTAATAAATATATTATTTCAGGATCAGTTCGTAAAGATGGTTCTTCAAGATTCTTTAACGGAACGAGAGATAATGTATGGGGAGTTTTCCCGGGAGTTTCATTAGCATGGAAACTTAATGAAGAGAGTTTCATTAAAAATATATCTGCTATCAGTACTTTGAAATTAAGAGCAGGATGGGGTAAAACAGGTCAGCAGGAATTGCCGGCGCTGGGAATCAATGGTAATAAGCCTAATAATTACCCGGCATTTGCAGCCTATAATCCTAGTTATCCCGGAGCAGGATATCAGTTCGGAAATGAATTCTATTTTATGTTCAGACCTGCTAATTATAATCCGAATCTTACCTGGGAAACGACTACTACGAAGAACTTAGGATTAGATTTTGGTTTTAATAAAAACAGAATCACAGGATCTATAGATGTCTTCAGAAAAGATACCAAAGATCTTCTTGTGTACGCAGATGAACCTGCAGGAGGCTTAAGTAATGCCAGCTGGCAGAATGTAGGAGATATGAAAAATGAGGGAATTGAAGGAAGTATTACAGTAATTCCTGTTAAAAACCAGAATACTACCTGGGAAGTAAGCTTTAATGCTACTCATTACAAGCCGGTCATTACTAAGCTTAAAGACAGAGCTGATGAATCATTTAACATGGAAGTAGGAGGTATTGAAGGTGGTTCAGGAAACAGAATCCAGGCTCATGCAGTAGGATATGCACCTAATTCATTCTGGGTATACCAGCAGGTATATGATACTAATGGGAAACCTGTTGATGGAGCCTTTGTAGACAGAAACGGAGATGGAGTAATCAATACAAAAGATATGTACTATTATAAATCTACAACACCAGATGCAATTTTAGGTTTCTCTACCAAAGTATCTCATAAGAACTGGGATTTTGCATTAAGTGCAAGAGCTGTGTTAGGAAACTACGTTTATAACAATGCTGCTTCCAATAGTTCCTTACAATCTGCATCTACCAACGAATATCTTCAGAATGTATTCACCACGGCACCTCAGTATAAGTTTGCCGTTCCTCAATACAAATCTGATATTTATGTTGAGAATGCTTCATTCCTGAGACTGGATAATATCAATGTAGGATACAATTTCGGAGAAATCTTCACTAAAGGAAGTAATCTGAAAGTATATGCAATGGCGCAGAATGTTTTTGTGATCACTAAATATTCAGGAGTAGATCCTGAAGTTTTCGGTGGAATAGATAATGGTTACTACCAAATGCCTAAGATTTATTCTTTAGGTTTTAACTTCCAATTTTAA
- a CDS encoding RagB/SusD family nutrient uptake outer membrane protein — protein MKLNRIKLKNIVLPLSVVFLLTATSCVKDLEREPITDVTSASIYKDFANYKNVLAKLYGGLAMGGQVSGDGDQPDSDINGINGGFSQYTRLMYNLNVVTTDEAVIGWNDGNLHTLHKMTWDASNEFIAAMYYRVYTEIAFCNEFLRNVTDEKLASNNITGDNLTQAKLMRAEARFLRAQSYYHAIDMFGNVPFVDESYLPGSINPPQRIERKALFNYIESELLAIAGELKDPKTNEYGRADKAAVWSLLAKLYLNAEVYTGTQRNTDCITYCNKVIAAGYSLKPKYDDLFLADNNINNPEQILSVNFDGINTQTNGGTTFLVHAAIGGDMKAADFGVNGGWSGLRTTKAFVGLFPTNGSDKRGRFFTAGQNLEINDLGSFTDGYAFIKFKNVKSNGSVGAHTNWVEADIPLYRLADIYLMYSEAVLRGGTGGNQATAIGYINQLRERAYGNTSGNVSSINLNFILDERARELSWEMTRRSDLIRFNKFTTGDYLWPWKGNVKDGKAVESYRNLFPIPAKDIVANPNLIQNPGY, from the coding sequence ATGAAACTAAATAGAATTAAACTTAAAAATATAGTATTGCCTCTTTCAGTAGTATTTTTATTGACAGCAACTTCTTGTGTGAAAGATCTTGAAAGAGAACCTATCACAGACGTTACTTCAGCCAGTATTTATAAAGATTTTGCCAATTACAAAAACGTACTGGCTAAACTTTACGGAGGACTTGCCATGGGAGGTCAGGTAAGCGGAGATGGTGATCAGCCGGATAGTGATATTAATGGTATCAACGGTGGATTCTCTCAATATACCAGATTGATGTATAATTTGAATGTAGTAACCACGGATGAAGCCGTTATTGGATGGAATGATGGTAATCTTCATACGCTTCACAAAATGACCTGGGATGCTTCCAACGAGTTCATCGCTGCGATGTACTACAGAGTATACACAGAAATTGCTTTTTGTAATGAATTTCTTAGAAATGTAACGGATGAAAAATTAGCTTCCAATAATATTACAGGAGATAATCTTACTCAGGCGAAATTGATGAGAGCAGAAGCTCGCTTCCTGAGAGCACAGTCGTATTACCATGCGATCGATATGTTTGGGAATGTTCCTTTTGTAGATGAATCCTATTTGCCTGGATCTATCAATCCACCACAAAGAATAGAAAGAAAAGCATTGTTCAATTATATAGAGTCTGAATTGCTTGCGATCGCAGGAGAATTAAAAGACCCTAAAACCAATGAATACGGAAGGGCAGATAAAGCAGCTGTATGGTCATTATTGGCAAAATTATATTTGAATGCAGAAGTATATACCGGAACACAGAGAAATACAGATTGTATCACATACTGTAACAAAGTAATTGCAGCTGGCTATTCTTTAAAACCAAAATATGATGATTTATTCCTGGCGGATAATAATATCAATAACCCGGAGCAGATTTTAAGTGTAAACTTTGACGGAATTAATACACAGACCAATGGTGGAACTACTTTCCTTGTTCATGCTGCCATAGGTGGTGATATGAAAGCTGCTGATTTTGGAGTGAATGGTGGATGGAGTGGTTTAAGAACTACAAAAGCATTTGTAGGCTTATTCCCTACTAATGGAAGTGATAAAAGAGGAAGATTCTTTACTGCAGGGCAAAACTTAGAAATTAATGATTTGGGTTCATTCACAGATGGTTATGCATTTATCAAATTTAAAAATGTGAAAAGTAACGGATCTGTTGGAGCTCATACCAACTGGGTTGAAGCTGATATCCCGTTATACCGTTTAGCTGATATTTATCTGATGTACTCAGAAGCTGTTTTAAGAGGAGGCACAGGTGGGAATCAGGCAACTGCAATTGGTTATATCAATCAATTGAGAGAGCGTGCTTATGGAAATACAAGTGGAAATGTATCTTCGATCAATCTTAACTTTATTTTGGACGAAAGAGCAAGAGAGTTATCCTGGGAAATGACCAGAAGAAGTGATCTTATCCGTTTCAACAAGTTTACTACAGGAGATTATCTATGGCCATGGAAAGGGAATGTAAAAGATGGTAAAGCTGTAGAGAGCTACAGAAATCTTTTCCCGATTCCTGCTAAAGATATCGTAGCAAATCCTAATCTGATTCAGAATCCTGGGTATTAA
- a CDS encoding SusE domain-containing protein, which yields MKNLFKILALVFTGLIVFSCEKDEDQAVINETAAGKISADKSAIVLNELNANDAIITFTWTKPTFNIAVVPNQKVEFGIKGDGFKKSAVIDFSNDMTSGSVTHAAMNAAMFNIGAVPDAVNDIEVRLKTSVGSAAFYSNVIALKVTPYTPNPDLVYPKINVPGAYAGAAGYANWTPANSPNLFSPEKNDKYRGFIFIKDASGDNGKYKFAINQDWPGNKGDDGTNTGKLKVDGSDIVPAAAGTYYMKVDWAANTYSAVLANFGVIGDATPTGWGSDTDFVYNPATKTYVINSIALSNTGVFKFRANDDWAIKFQPKDADQTLVSGTGVQSYLSSEGTVTGDPAYKVSQAGNYKIELDLHNSAYYKLTITKL from the coding sequence ATGAAAAATTTATTCAAAATATTAGCCCTGGTTTTTACAGGTCTTATAGTTTTTTCCTGTGAAAAAGATGAGGATCAGGCGGTTATTAATGAAACGGCTGCAGGTAAAATATCCGCTGATAAAAGTGCAATAGTTCTTAATGAGCTTAATGCCAATGATGCGATCATTACGTTTACATGGACAAAACCAACATTTAATATTGCGGTAGTTCCCAATCAGAAAGTAGAATTCGGAATCAAAGGTGATGGCTTCAAAAAAAGTGCTGTTATTGATTTTTCTAATGATATGACTTCAGGTTCTGTAACTCATGCAGCTATGAACGCTGCAATGTTTAATATCGGGGCTGTACCGGATGCAGTCAATGATATTGAAGTTAGATTGAAAACTTCGGTAGGATCAGCTGCCTTTTATTCCAATGTAATTGCACTTAAAGTAACGCCTTATACTCCAAATCCTGACTTGGTATATCCTAAGATCAATGTACCTGGAGCCTACGCAGGAGCAGCTGGTTATGCCAACTGGACTCCAGCCAATTCACCAAATCTGTTTTCTCCTGAGAAAAATGATAAGTACAGAGGATTTATCTTTATTAAAGATGCTTCAGGTGATAATGGGAAATACAAATTTGCAATCAATCAGGATTGGCCGGGCAATAAAGGAGATGATGGAACCAATACAGGAAAACTAAAAGTTGATGGGTCAGACATAGTTCCAGCTGCTGCGGGAACCTATTACATGAAAGTAGACTGGGCAGCAAATACTTATTCTGCTGTGTTAGCCAACTTCGGAGTTATTGGTGATGCAACACCTACAGGATGGGGATCAGATACGGACTTTGTATACAATCCGGCAACCAAAACGTATGTCATCAATTCTATTGCCTTATCTAATACAGGAGTATTTAAATTCAGAGCGAATGATGATTGGGCAATAAAGTTCCAACCAAAAGATGCGGATCAGACTTTGGTTTCAGGAACAGGTGTTCAATCCTATTTAAGTTCAGAAGGAACTGTTACAGGAGACCCGGCATATAAAGTGTCACAGGCAGGTAATTATAAAATTGAGCTGGATTTACATAATTCAGCCTATTACAAGCTAACCATTACGAAATTGTAA